The following coding sequences lie in one Pristis pectinata isolate sPriPec2 chromosome 20, sPriPec2.1.pri, whole genome shotgun sequence genomic window:
- the srsf3b gene encoding serine/arginine-rich splicing factor 3b: protein MNHGSCPLDCKVYVGNLGNNGNKTELERSFGYYGPLRSVWVARNPPGFAFVEFEDPRDASDAVRELDGRNLCGCRVRVELSNGERRIRNRGPPPAWARRSREDYRRRSPPVRRRSPPRRRSFSRSRSRSLSRDRRRERSLSRERNHKQSRSFSRSRSRSRSNDRK, encoded by the exons ATGAATCATGGTTCGTGTCCTTTAGACTGCAAGGTGTATGTTGGGAATCTTGGAAATAATGGGAACAAGACTGAACTGGAGAGATCATTTGGATATTATGGCCCACTTAGAAGTGTGTGGGTTGCCCGAAATCCACCAGGCTTTGCTTTTGTTGAATTTGAAGATCCACGTGATGCTTCTGATGCTGTCAGGGAGCTCGATGGAAG GAATCTCTGTGGCTGCCGTGTTCGTGTAGAACTTTCTAATGGTGAGAGACGCATTCGTAATCGTGGCCCACCTCCAGCATGGGCCAGACGTTCTCGCGAGGATTATCGCCGCAGAAGCCCCCCAGTCCGGCGCAG ATCACCACCTCGCCGGAGGAGCTTCAGCAGAAGTCGGAGCAG GTCCCTCTCAAGGGATCGTAGGCGAGAGAGATCCCTGTCTAGGGAGAGGAACCATAAGCAATCTCGCTCATTCTCCAGGTCTCGCAG ccGCTCCAGGTCAAATGATAGGAAGTGA